AAACAGTTGATGAAGAGCAGAAAGAACTGGTGTGATTTAGCATGCCCTGAGGAGGCTGGGAATGCTGGCAGTCCATGAAGCAGAGCCCCCCCATCCCCTACTTTGGGACCTGCAGGCTGGGGTCCTGCTGAGATGGAAATTAATCCCTTCGGGCAGGCACTGCCCAGTATAACTGGAAAGTAGACTTCTTCCCTAATGTGGCAAGGTTAGGCCCTTAAGAGTTACTTGAAAATTCATTgccaaatatatttaatgaataaagttATCCTTGTCACTTAGTAATCACAGCATCTCACAGAGAACACTTATATTTGGTTCAAGGTTAGCAGCTTCCATATTGTGTTTGTGTTTTCCCCTAGAGAACCCAGCTTCAGCTCCCAGATGAAGATGGTGATCACAGTGACAAAGAAGATGAACAGCCCCAAgtggtggttttaaaaaaaggagacctGTCAGTTGAAGAAGTCatgaaaattaaagcagaaataaaagctGCCAAAGCAGGTATGTCTGGAAGTAATCTGGTTTTTCTAACCATGTAAGAAGCCTGGAATATGAAATTGTCTTATGTAATAATATGGAATGTTTGAAAGAGATAGTCCTAGGTTCAAACATTGGCTTTAACACATACCAGatgtgtgatcttgaacaagttaTTTCACCTCCGAGCCTTGGCaacctcatcagtaaaatggggactATGTTACCTACCTTACTGAGTTGTTAGGAGTgcaaatctaaataaaaacatcctgtttaaaaaaaaaaaaaaaaaggtggttagGTTTACAGATTAGTCAACAGAGGTGTATTTAATCAGTGCCTGAACCGTGGTATGCTACATGGTATAGTTTTCATTATTCCTGATATTTATTACATTGCCTTAAGTAAAAATGCTGGAGTTCCAAACAATCACTTttcataatacttaaaaatacagcCTGATTGTAATTAATTGGGGACCGGCAATATGATGGAATACTTCAGGACGTGAGTTTTTATTAAAGGACCACATGTTTTATGGGTATGTAGCTAGAAGCAGTGGAGAAGACCAGACTGAATTAACTCAGGACATCCTTAAAAACCACCTGAGATTTTCTTGCCATTTGACTCtccaataaagacaaaataatgagagaagaaaattatttaactttgtcTTTGCTGCAGATGAAGAACCAGCTGCAGTTGATGGAAGAATCATGTATCGGAAACCAGTCAAGCGTTCATCAGATGAAAAATACTCAGGTTTAACAGCAAGCTCAAAaaagaggaaggcaaaggaagatgaaataaataatcaGGACTCAGTTAAAAAGAActcacaaaagcaaataaaaaacagttccctcctttcttttgacAATGAAGATGAAATTGCATAAGTGTAAATATTTTGGACTTAGTCTTCAAGAGCTTATGGGGTGttttttaaagtgacatttttttttctatttaaagataataaaggTTCATTATAGAAAGTTcagagaattcagaaaaaatTTAGTATGATAAAAATTTTGTCTATCAATGCTTCTTTGACATGATTCTAACTTTGTAGATAATagctactattaacattttggaacTCCCACATGtggggtatgtatgtatgtaaattatattttttaaacaaaattaagattaCATTGTATATgttttctctcctgcttctcaCATGACATTATAGTGTGAGCATTTTTCCAGATCAGTAATTCAGAAACTTAACGTAATTGCTACAGAGGATTTTGTCATTAAACAGAGCACCTATTGAATCTTCTACATTAGCAGAAGCTCACTTTGAATGAGGATGATAATGTGCCTAGTTAAGAATAGTTCCCCAGCTCCTGCTAAAGGTAGCCATATAACAGCTCCGGCAATTTTAGAGATAAAAGTGGAACTTGTACAAGTGAGGATCTAATACAAATGATCTTGATAGAAAtaaggatctaatgtataacatgctGACTGTAGTTGATAACAAAAAGAGATACAAATAGAAGTCTGCTTAACAAAGCTACCAGGTGTTTGATATAAGAAAGCAGGTCTGGCAAGCATGAAACTTTGTCCTTGCTACATCCTGCTACATCCCAGAGCATGTACATGAAACTTAGGAGTACTGGTGCCATTTTTTGCCCTAAGGAAGGCAGACCCTTTTTCTGGGTGGTACAGTGGAAAGACTCAAGGCACTTGGATCCTGATAGCATGCCTCAAGAAGCTGCTGCACCAGCTACGGATTCTGGACTTGATACATGAGAAGAATAAACCAAAAGTTGTTGGTCAGTGGTACCACTTGCTAACACTTGAGAATTCAATGTCTCTTGCCCTCCTTTTCCCTTAAGAGGCTCCTTAGTGTTGTGCTCCTAGAATTtattagccttaaaaataaaagtcagttattttaccagcaacaTGGGTTTGAGAATAGTAGACAGTTGCAATTCAGGATATACAAGCTACTACAAAACCATAGACAAGTCAGGAGAACAAGGAGGGGATTGCTCTTTTACAGAGGAAAGAGGGAATTTGGTGGAGTTGTGATAAAATGTCCATTGGAGTATACTGAGAGCTTGAAGTGGAATGCtttttcattggctgagttgtgacaGTCTCATTGGCTAGGCTGTTGCCAGGCAAGGAGAaaaccttccttcttcctgctggggGTTAGTAAAGTAGGCTTCTTGTTAGGAATGCAAGGTATGGCTCTGTTGTTTCTGCAAAGGGCTGTAAGGTGTGATATATGTGAGCTCCCCTCTCTGGCTTCCCAACTccatttttaagtgacattttctttattccgTTTCACAAATTTCCAAGCAAGTACAGCCACATGCTAATCAACATGCCTATGGTCTCCTCTATTTCAACCCCACTTTATAATTCTATAACTTCTCACTGACCCCCTGCCCAACACACAAAGGTCCTGCAACATGAGTTTTTATTCAGTTAGTATCACCAAGACTTCCTTTTTCATGGAAAGAGAGGTCTAGAGCTTGAAGTGAAATAAGGTCCAACAGCGGGAGGTGTCAAATCAAAGAAAGCTCTTCAGGGTACCCAGCAGTATACTTCACAAGATCTGCTCAAATcccaataatttccttttttctctgattCAATCTGAATTTTCTCAAGAATAAACTGGTCTTAAATTGTAttcttcttgggatccctgggtggcgcagcggtttggcgcctgcctttggcccagggcgcaatcctggagacctgggatcgaatcccacgtcgggctcccggtgcatggagcctgcttctccctctgcctatgtctctgcctctctctctgtgtgactatcataaatgataaataaaaaaaaaaattgtattcttcTTAAATCTGGACatagtttaaataaatttctgtagatTAAGCATGAAATCATGGCCCaatttcaagaatgttttttaaaaataaaaccagtgctcgcttcggcagcacatatactaaaactggaacgatacagagaagattagcatggcccctgtgcaaggatgacacgcaaattcgtgaagcgttccatatttaaaaatatatatataaaataaaataaataaaataaaacaaaaccagggaacacctgggtggctcagtggttgagcatctactttgggctcaggtcatgatcctgaggtcctgggattgagtcccacattgggctccccataggaagcctacttctccctctgcctatgtctctgcctctctctctctgtgtctctcatgaataaataaaatctttaaaaaataataaaaagggcagccccggtggtgcagcggtttagcgccacctgcagcccagggcgtgatcctggagaccctggatcaggtcccacgtcgggctctctgcatggggcctgcttctccctctgcctgtgtctctgcctctctctctctctgtctctatgaataaataaataaaaatcataataataataataaaaagtaaaaatgggggacgtctgggtggctcagtggttgagcatctgcctttggctcaggtcatgatcccagggtcctgggatcgagtcctacatcgggctccccagagagagcctgcttttccctctgcctatgtctctgcctctctttgggtatctctcatgaataaataaataaatctttaaaaaataaaaaaataaaaaatgtttttttgaaaatacattaagAACCAAAATCTAATGCCGAACTTTGCTTGTTTTCAGTAGCCAGATTTATATAATTTCTGGAACATCTATAACTCAAAACCAATTAATGGCagttatttattatatacaactcattttattctcaagataacaatatactttttttttttccctcattataCTTTTGAGGAGGATagggaaaacaggctcagagaggatcTGGTCTTACACCCATTAAGTGGCAGAGAAGGCATCAAACTCAAGACTACCTAGTTCTGAGTCTGTTTTCTTAACTTTCAGGATACTTTGTGTCTTGCTCAACATACAGAACATTCATCCCTGCTGAAGACTGGGTCTTAAAGTTCTAAGAATTCGGGGAGGGTAGGAGATTGGCATTTTCATACAAATCTTTCCACAATGTTATATCTCAAATTTTATTCTCCAGCATGAAGTCTCTGGTGTCGAACAAGCGCTGAGCTGTGTCTgaaggatttcccacattcaacacattcataaggtttttctccagtgtgaattctgtAATGTTCACTAAGGTGTGCTTGTTTGCGGAAAGTTTTTTCACACTCACTACACTTGTAaagtttctctccagtgtgagttctCTCATGCTCAACAAGGGAGGAGTTCTGAGTGAAGGCTTTACCACATTTAGTACATGTGTAAGgcttctctcctgaatgaattCTCTGATGCTGCATGAGGCATGTACTCTGattaaaggctttcccacattcattacacttATAAGGTTTATCTCCAGAATGACTTCTCTGGTGACGAGTAAGGCAAATGCTTTGACTAAAGGCTTTGCCACATTCGATGCATTTATacggtttctctccagtatgaattcgcAGGTGTTTGATAAGGGATGGACTCTGACAAAAGGCTTTGCCACATTCCATgcatttatagggtttctctccagtatgaattctcagATGCTGAACAAGGATTGCTTTTGTTTGAAAGGCTTTCTCGCATTCGATacatttatatggtttctctcctgtgtgaattctCAAATGTTGAGTAAGATTTGACTGTTTACGGAAACAAGTTCCACACTCATTACATATGTAGGGCTTCTCTCCCGTGTGAATCCTCTGATGCTGGGTAAGAGATGATCTCTGAGTAAagaatttcccacattcactacaCTTTGAAGGTTTCTTCCGCATGTTACGACTCTGAGGGTTCATGTGCAGTGGAATCTGGCTGGAACTCATGCTGCTTGTAATACAAGGAATGTCTGTCCAGTAGTTTCAGGTTTAGAGGAAACTCTCTCCCAAAATCATGATATTTCCAAAGTGCTTTCTCAGAGATGATTATGGTTACAGTAACACTGTCCTGGGAAAGCTTTGGGTATATGAGTACATGAACTGTCCTCTTGGGCATTCCTGCAGGATATGCCTCCTCCACCTTCTTCAGCATGTGTCTTCACCTTCTCCAAATGCAAACCCCAGACAACCAGGTTCTCTGACACTCCACAGCTTCCACAAGTCATTTAACACTGT
This window of the Canis lupus dingo isolate Sandy chromosome 20, ASM325472v2, whole genome shotgun sequence genome carries:
- the KIAA1143 gene encoding uncharacterized protein KIAA1143 homolog; this encodes MYHLQAAPGTCVCPEAAMSKRNQVSYVRPAEPAFLARFKERVGYREGPTVETKRTQLQLPDEDGDHSDKEDEQPQVVVLKKGDLSVEEVMKIKAEIKAAKADEEPAAVDGRIMYRKPVKRSSDEKYSGLTASSKKRKAKEDEINNQDSVKKNSQKQIKNSSLLSFDNEDEIA
- the ZNF501 gene encoding zinc finger protein 501, with translation MSSSQIPLHMNPQSRNMRKKPSKCSECGKFFTQRSSLTQHQRIHTGEKPYICNECGTCFRKQSNLTQHLRIHTGEKPYKCIECEKAFQTKAILVQHLRIHTGEKPYKCMECGKAFCQSPSLIKHLRIHTGEKPYKCIECGKAFSQSICLTRHQRSHSGDKPYKCNECGKAFNQSTCLMQHQRIHSGEKPYTCTKCGKAFTQNSSLVEHERTHTGEKLYKCSECEKTFRKQAHLSEHYRIHTGEKPYECVECGKSFRHSSALVRHQRLHAGE